In one Epinephelus moara isolate mb chromosome 6, YSFRI_EMoa_1.0, whole genome shotgun sequence genomic region, the following are encoded:
- the LOC126392428 gene encoding uncharacterized protein LOC126392428 encodes MGNLLNNPQSVRTEFKINRQNRNFPVNFLSSEMCCRALLEILHQLEGGQNKQGNIDQCYDRLCELLYKEMDKHGTLKKHILRKCHRMKRPYWNTELNELWTKLRSAEKMFLKCKEQHKKRDLKDEFKQCQFNFDRRLRYFKRRFRRGQALQLEQLESRNPQQFWREINKLGPQKTLLIPLEILKDDGESSFEIDLILKQWERDYRNLYTGNNPLLFNDHFLNEVCRLKGELEKDMNNAMHCSDHILNDDITLEEVQKVADKAKLNKAVGVDEIPNEALKAPSMLRTLHGLFQKCFQDGIIPSVWNKSRIKPTPKSAKADPRVPLNYRGISLISTVYKLYSGLLNNRLNDFLESRGVMVDEQNGFRENRACIDLTLTPQPLRAPVMGSPL; translated from the coding sequence ATGGGGAATCTCCTTAATAATCCTCAAAGTGTACGTACTGAGTTCAAGATTAACAGACAAAATAGAAATTTCCCTGTTAATTTTCTATCCTCTGAAATGTGCTGTAGGGCTCTCTTAGAGATTTTACATCAGCTTGAAGGTGGTCAGAATAAACAGGGTAATATCGACCAGTGTTATGATCGTCTCTGTGAGCTGTTGTATAAGGAGATGGACAAGCATGGAACactcaaaaaacatattttgaggAAGTGTCATCGAATGAAGCGTCCATATTGGAATACTGAGCTAAATGAATTATGGACTAAATTGCGCTCAgcagaaaaaatgtttcttaaatGTAAGGAGCAACATAAGAAAAGGGATCTGAAAGATGAATTTAAACAGTGTCAATTCAATTTTGATAGAAGGCTTAGGTATTTCAAAAGACGCTTCAGAAGAGGACAAGCACTTCAGTTAGAACAGCTAGAAAGTAGAAACCCACAGCAATTCTGGagggaaataaataaacttgGCCCTCAAAAGACTTTACTTATTCCTCTTGAAATTTTAAAGGATGATGGTGAATCTTCTTTTGAAATTGATTTGATACTTAAACAGTGGGAAAGGGATTATCGTAATCTGTATACTGGCAATAATCCTCTATTATTTAATGATCACTTCTTAAATGAAGTTTGCAGACTGAAGGGTGAGTTGGAGAAAGATATGAACAATGCAATGCATTGCTCTGACCATATACTGAATGATGACATCACGttagaggaggtgcagaaggtTGCTGATAaagcaaaattaaataaagctgTAGGAGTTGATGAGATTCCTAACGAAGCCCTAAAAGCTCCCAGTATGCTAAGGACTTTACATGGTTTGTTTCAGAAGTGTTTCCAGGATGGTATTATTCCATCAGTGTGGAACAAATCTAGAATCAAACCTACTCCTAAATCTGCAAAAGCGGACCCACGAGTTCCTTTAAATTACAGAGGTATCAGTCTAATTAGTACAgtctacaaattatattcaggtCTTCTGAACAATagattaaatgattttttagaGTCTCGGGGTGTGATGGTGGATGAGCAAAATGGCTTCAGGGAAAACAGGGCATGTATtgacctaaccctaaccccccaaccgctcagagcgcctgtcatgggcagcccactctga